A region of Myxococcales bacterium DNA encodes the following proteins:
- a CDS encoding 6-carboxytetrahydropterin synthase codes for MTYSVSKTFRFCYGHRLLNDPGKCKNIHGHTAKVTIHLESDSVDENGMVVHFENLKKTIGEWISENLDHTLIVSARDPIKKYLDENGERYLALESNPTAEMIAHFIFDRTKSMGLPVAKVDLWESESSKATYRV; via the coding sequence ATGACATACAGCGTATCCAAAACATTTCGTTTCTGCTACGGCCACAGGCTTCTAAATGATCCGGGCAAATGTAAAAACATTCACGGGCATACGGCAAAGGTGACGATCCATCTGGAGAGCGATTCAGTAGATGAAAACGGAATGGTGGTGCATTTCGAAAATCTGAAAAAAACGATCGGAGAATGGATATCTGAAAATCTTGATCACACCCTTATCGTCAGCGCGCGAGATCCGATAAAGAAGTATCTTGACGAGAATGGTGAACGATATCTTGCACTAGAATCAAACCCGACTGCAGAGATGATAGCGCATTTCATATTCGATCGGACAAAGTCCATGGGACTTCCGGTGGCGAAAGTCGATCTATGGGAGTCGGAAAGCTCCAAAGCGACGTACAGAGTTTAG